A genomic window from Corallincola holothuriorum includes:
- a CDS encoding GGDEF domain-containing protein: MTRRKPITTWLSAVLLLLSMLTFAVDAAADDAATLVEINSIRQLIKEGDIGHAKLRFQGVERPEDDYASWMAEYYLTEAELMFALNPTEVREIRAVIGLAQGELSLRIGSPLYADVWLLQLRLNATDRELDSVMSQIDQVVELAVSHKRPELAIEALLFAAELTNEYGFNLLGFELLQRASAIESGLGSARMEAELALAYGKFYGSTLILKRSISELNLALDYFKLHGPFRRYIDSHIAIGQSYFLTSDYQQAEAHILLAERLASESDLAAQHRDSAYALARIRLAQGEWLQAREYALKALALSISLTDQFDFFKMRSKIALAQNDLWTAEAALNRAFQHYNQLPQSKQETHSGIEVWQLSAMLAAGKERFQQAWHYAQKYEALEQQAQRKVGTSGIESLLIELDVTQLNSRNRRLLDSNHEYQTKLAVAAERLRMQNIIDLLTVILVVFMIAFFARLVYEKRRLALLANTDALTGLNNRRVGLERTQTWLSQHPDKELSVVLIDIDFFKKVNDQHGHQVGDQVLQQFAQILRDHCRGKDIVARLGGEEFLLALPCDQHNAMQRAEALRASCEQAQFSNGLRVTASFGVVVGKGHPFELLYEKADQALYQAKRERNKVELVSIA, translated from the coding sequence TTGACCCGAAGAAAACCGATAACCACTTGGCTATCAGCTGTTCTGTTATTGCTATCCATGTTGACCTTTGCGGTAGATGCTGCGGCAGATGATGCTGCGACCTTGGTTGAGATCAACTCGATAAGACAGTTGATCAAAGAGGGCGATATTGGTCATGCCAAATTGCGGTTTCAGGGGGTAGAGCGCCCAGAAGATGATTACGCCAGCTGGATGGCTGAGTACTATCTGACTGAGGCAGAGTTGATGTTTGCCCTGAACCCCACTGAAGTTCGAGAGATCCGGGCTGTGATCGGTTTGGCCCAAGGGGAACTCTCTTTACGGATCGGCTCGCCGCTATATGCGGATGTATGGCTATTACAACTGCGCCTGAATGCGACAGATCGTGAACTGGATTCGGTCATGAGCCAAATTGACCAGGTCGTAGAGTTAGCGGTAAGCCACAAACGTCCAGAGCTTGCGATAGAAGCGCTGTTGTTTGCCGCCGAGTTAACGAATGAATATGGATTCAATTTGCTTGGTTTTGAGCTGCTTCAGCGTGCATCCGCCATTGAGTCAGGTTTAGGCTCTGCGCGGATGGAAGCGGAACTCGCCCTTGCTTATGGTAAGTTTTATGGTTCCACGCTCATTTTAAAACGTTCAATATCAGAGTTGAATCTAGCGCTTGATTACTTCAAGTTGCACGGACCGTTTCGACGCTATATTGATAGCCATATTGCGATTGGTCAAAGCTACTTTCTAACGTCAGATTACCAACAAGCAGAAGCGCATATATTGCTGGCGGAACGGCTGGCCAGTGAATCGGATCTTGCCGCTCAGCACCGCGACTCTGCATACGCATTGGCCAGAATACGTTTGGCGCAAGGAGAGTGGCTACAAGCACGCGAATATGCCCTGAAAGCATTAGCCCTTAGCATTTCTCTGACTGATCAGTTTGATTTCTTTAAGATGCGCAGCAAAATCGCGCTGGCGCAAAACGACCTATGGACGGCAGAAGCCGCGCTAAATCGTGCTTTCCAGCACTACAACCAACTTCCTCAATCAAAGCAGGAGACCCACAGCGGAATTGAAGTGTGGCAATTGTCTGCAATGCTGGCCGCGGGCAAGGAGCGCTTTCAACAGGCTTGGCACTACGCCCAAAAATATGAGGCGCTTGAACAACAGGCGCAACGAAAAGTCGGTACTAGTGGTATCGAAAGCCTATTGATTGAACTGGATGTGACGCAATTAAATAGTCGTAACCGCCGTCTGCTTGATAGCAACCACGAGTATCAAACAAAATTGGCGGTTGCAGCAGAACGCTTGCGTATGCAGAACATCATTGATCTGCTGACGGTAATTCTTGTCGTATTCATGATCGCTTTCTTTGCTCGCCTGGTTTACGAGAAGCGGCGTTTGGCGCTGCTTGCCAATACCGACGCTCTGACCGGACTAAATAATCGTCGAGTGGGTTTGGAGCGCACGCAAACCTGGTTAAGCCAACACCCCGATAAAGAATTAAGCGTTGTGCTTATTGATATCGACTTTTTTAAGAAAGTTAATGACCAACATGGGCACCAAGTGGGGGATCAGGTGTTACAGCAGTTTGCGCAGATCCTGCGTGACCATTGTCGCGGCAAAGATATCGTTGCTCGTTTAGGCGGTGAGGAGTTTCTGTTGGCGCTTCCTTGTGATCAACATAATGCAATGCAACGCGCCGAAGCGTTGCGAGCGAGCTGTGAACAAGCGCAGTTTTCCAATGGCCTACGTGTTACCGCCAGTTTTGGTGTGGTCGTCGGCAAAGGTCATCCGTTCGAACTGCTGTATGAAAAAGCCGACCAAGCGCTCTATCAAGCGAAGCGTGAACGGAATAAGGTGGAGCTGGTTTCGATAGCGTGA
- a CDS encoding glutathione S-transferase — MNPDNSQASALPVLYSLRNCPYAMRARMSIFKAKQPVALRNVVLSDKPKEMIEASPKATVPVVVLSDGSVIDESLDVMLWALHQSDPDNLLQKEIPHALTEMLGLIHIFDSEFKTCLEKYRCAKRYHEDNMIECRIDCEKYIKQLENRLINNAFLFNNQEGLADIALLPFIRQFAQVERQWYLQSAYPNLRRWLNSYLQSPFFTKVMAKHPLWLENREEIVFGG; from the coding sequence ATGAACCCAGACAACAGCCAGGCTAGCGCGCTACCCGTGCTTTATTCACTCAGAAACTGTCCCTACGCGATGCGTGCTCGCATGTCGATTTTTAAGGCCAAACAGCCTGTCGCCCTGCGAAATGTCGTGTTAAGCGATAAGCCCAAAGAGATGATCGAAGCCTCACCTAAAGCCACCGTGCCAGTTGTAGTGCTTAGCGATGGCAGCGTCATCGACGAAAGCTTAGACGTGATGCTTTGGGCGCTACACCAATCAGACCCAGATAATCTCTTACAAAAAGAGATTCCGCATGCCCTAACTGAGATGCTAGGTCTGATTCATATATTCGACAGTGAGTTTAAAACCTGCTTAGAAAAATATAGATGCGCCAAGCGCTATCATGAAGACAACATGATTGAGTGCAGAATAGATTGTGAGAAATATATAAAACAGCTCGAAAACCGCTTAATCAACAACGCCTTTTTATTCAATAACCAAGAGGGTCTGGCCGACATCGCCCTGCTACCCTTTATCCGTCAATTCGCCCAAGTAGAGCGTCAGTGGTACTTGCAGTCTGCCTACCCTAACCTAAGGCGATGGCTGAACAGCTACTTGCAGAGCCCCTTTTTCACCAAAGTCATGGCAAAGCACCCACTGTGGCTGGAGAATCGTGAGGAGATTGTTTTTGGGGGATAA
- a CDS encoding peptidase U32 family protein — translation MTPKIELLAPGGDIDAIKAAIIAGADAVYCGLDTFNARNRAANISFDELVGVIRLAHHYDCKIFLTLNIVILEREFKPLVKLLSRLANTTLDGVIVQDLGLLYVLNEYFPSLDIHASTQLTTHSVGQIPFLKRFGVSRVNLSRELNLREITAMASAGREHDVLTEVFVHGSLCIAFSGLCYSTSASAGNSGNRGRCSQACREEYETTPSGNNFPLNIKDNSAFFDLPKLIDAGVHSFKVEGRIKGAGYVHTVIDSFRKQIDGFVATGELLEDGERLYKVFNRDFSNAFLRGDLNQSMFIENPRDNSKSYAIEQSNAISVVEIQEVEQTLGDEKEQINVDVSEKIKHLSIEKISLRIKFSGSVGRPLSITCVTQAYIPGSLSPEEKTVTLQSQGVLVAAKENCIDQSAIEKRFNSFNNASFDLIALESDGVEEGVSIPFKELSRLKRELHAVLTNNTPVYAEVTLPKLARHRKNEDVSAGSGASESAANPAKLSILICDDTDLDLSHVTDADIYFKLPDAYKRGCTKYVDFFNENPNLIPWFPAVLIGKDFDVALNILEQVKPPLIVTNNTGIANRAFELGIKWIAGPFLNTTNSYSLLAMKEYFDCAGAFISNEISQQQMKSIARPENFKLFYSIYHPILLMTSRQCFFQQSVGCEKPRIDNGCMLSCDKSTSITNVKGASFAIDKQKAGYPSIYNSDQFLNMAIISELSDLFDGFMIDLTNIGSGGKEMPDKATLIKQFEHLLNEQGSSAAYETAQATINDMVIESTNTQYHKGL, via the coding sequence ATGACTCCTAAAATCGAATTGTTAGCGCCCGGTGGCGACATTGATGCCATTAAAGCCGCAATCATAGCGGGTGCGGATGCCGTTTATTGTGGTTTGGATACCTTTAATGCACGAAATCGTGCCGCTAACATTTCATTTGATGAGTTGGTCGGTGTCATTCGGTTAGCGCATCACTATGACTGCAAAATCTTTTTGACGCTTAATATCGTTATATTGGAGCGCGAGTTTAAGCCGTTAGTTAAGTTACTGAGTCGGTTGGCGAATACCACTCTTGATGGTGTGATTGTGCAAGACTTAGGCTTGCTTTATGTGCTTAATGAGTACTTTCCGTCATTGGATATCCATGCCTCGACCCAGTTAACTACACACAGTGTTGGTCAAATACCTTTCCTTAAACGGTTCGGCGTGTCGCGTGTGAATCTGTCCAGAGAATTAAACCTACGTGAAATCACTGCCATGGCGAGCGCTGGGCGTGAACACGATGTGCTGACAGAGGTGTTTGTTCACGGGTCATTGTGTATCGCCTTTTCTGGCCTCTGTTATTCCACATCCGCCAGCGCTGGGAACTCAGGTAACCGTGGCCGTTGCAGCCAAGCGTGTCGAGAAGAGTATGAAACGACGCCATCGGGTAATAACTTTCCGCTAAATATTAAAGATAATTCAGCCTTCTTCGACTTACCTAAGCTTATCGATGCTGGGGTGCACTCTTTCAAAGTGGAAGGGCGGATTAAAGGCGCTGGCTATGTTCATACGGTGATTGATAGCTTCCGCAAGCAAATTGATGGTTTTGTTGCTACGGGCGAATTGCTCGAGGACGGTGAGCGACTTTATAAAGTCTTTAACCGTGATTTTTCCAACGCCTTCTTGCGTGGTGATCTAAACCAATCGATGTTTATTGAGAACCCGCGCGATAACTCTAAGTCTTACGCCATTGAGCAAAGCAATGCTATCTCTGTTGTTGAGATCCAAGAAGTTGAGCAGACGTTGGGGGATGAGAAAGAGCAAATCAATGTCGATGTATCCGAGAAAATAAAGCATTTATCGATAGAGAAGATATCCCTGCGTATCAAATTTTCTGGCTCCGTCGGTCGCCCTTTATCGATCACTTGCGTTACCCAAGCGTATATTCCCGGCAGTCTCTCGCCAGAGGAAAAAACGGTCACGCTGCAATCTCAGGGCGTGTTGGTGGCAGCGAAAGAGAACTGCATCGATCAAAGCGCCATTGAAAAACGGTTTAATAGCTTTAATAACGCCAGCTTTGACTTGATAGCGCTAGAGTCAGACGGGGTAGAGGAGGGCGTTAGCATTCCTTTTAAAGAGTTATCACGGTTGAAAAGAGAGCTGCATGCGGTTTTGACGAATAACACTCCTGTTTATGCTGAAGTGACTCTGCCCAAGCTGGCACGTCATCGTAAAAATGAAGACGTTAGCGCGGGCTCAGGTGCCAGTGAGTCGGCAGCTAACCCAGCCAAGCTCTCCATTTTGATTTGTGACGATACCGATTTGGATCTGTCGCATGTCACTGATGCCGACATCTACTTCAAGTTGCCTGATGCCTATAAGCGGGGCTGCACCAAGTATGTTGATTTCTTCAATGAAAACCCCAATCTGATTCCGTGGTTTCCTGCTGTATTGATCGGCAAAGATTTTGATGTGGCACTAAATATTCTGGAGCAGGTGAAGCCGCCGCTGATCGTGACAAACAACACCGGGATCGCCAACCGGGCATTTGAGCTGGGCATCAAATGGATCGCCGGTCCGTTCTTAAATACAACCAATTCATACAGCTTGCTGGCGATGAAAGAATACTTTGATTGTGCGGGTGCGTTTATCTCCAATGAGATAAGCCAGCAGCAAATGAAGTCAATTGCCCGGCCCGAAAACTTCAAGCTGTTCTACAGCATTTACCATCCGATTTTGCTGATGACCAGCAGGCAGTGCTTCTTTCAGCAGAGTGTGGGGTGTGAGAAGCCACGTATAGATAATGGTTGTATGTTGTCTTGTGATAAGTCGACCAGCATTACCAACGTGAAGGGAGCGTCTTTTGCTATTGATAAGCAAAAAGCGGGCTACCCCAGTATTTACAACAGTGATCAGTTTTTGAATATGGCGATCATTAGCGAGCTGTCAGATCTGTTTGATGGTTTCATGATCGACCTGACCAATATCGGCTCTGGTGGCAAAGAGATGCCAGACAAAGCCACTCTGATTAAACAGTTTGAACACCTACTCAATGAGCAAGGCTCATCCGCAGCATATGAGACTGCGCAAGCGACCATCAACGATATGGTGATTGAGTCGACCAATACGCAGTATCACAAGGGGCTGTAA
- a CDS encoding sterol desaturase family protein has protein sequence MSYQYQQRQVTPRTEKMFVVGQGRISGYLSMFLGGLSLLAVLAYLYPSYLTTPELRAAYNAESLQHLLKYAMYFSLFFGVMTFALNKRKRMGATGISLTLISFALGGYMIPVGPVDPAPLSLGVDWLILAFLGSTIVFTTLEKLFPKYKEQVILREEWGLDFFYFCFNHLLISVILLVANFFVSHFNWAVSADLQSFIQSIPLWGQVVLIIICADFVLYWEHRIFHELPKLWRIHAVHHSVECMDWLAGSRGHVVQVFIERSLVMIPLYLLAPSKEALDLYVTFAALQAIIIHSNLGIPFGPIKYLLVTPQYHHWHHSSEKPALDTNYSAHTPLFDRLFGTYHMPTQHWPAHYGTTSRLPRTFIGQLLYPFKGK, from the coding sequence ATGAGTTACCAATACCAGCAACGCCAGGTTACCCCGCGTACCGAAAAAATGTTTGTGGTCGGCCAAGGCCGCATCAGTGGCTACCTATCAATGTTTCTCGGCGGATTAAGCCTATTGGCGGTGCTTGCCTACCTATACCCTTCGTATCTCACCACGCCTGAATTACGCGCAGCCTACAATGCAGAATCGTTACAACACCTGCTGAAATACGCCATGTACTTCTCACTATTTTTTGGCGTAATGACATTTGCCCTCAACAAACGTAAACGCATGGGAGCAACAGGGATCAGCCTAACCCTGATCAGCTTTGCTTTAGGTGGCTATATGATCCCGGTGGGTCCGGTTGATCCTGCGCCACTTTCTTTAGGTGTCGACTGGCTGATCTTGGCGTTTCTCGGCTCCACTATCGTGTTTACCACGCTAGAAAAACTGTTTCCCAAATACAAAGAACAAGTGATCCTGCGGGAAGAGTGGGGATTGGATTTTTTCTATTTCTGTTTTAATCATCTACTGATTTCAGTGATCTTGCTGGTCGCGAACTTCTTTGTTAGCCACTTCAACTGGGCCGTCAGTGCAGATCTACAAAGCTTTATCCAATCCATCCCCTTGTGGGGACAGGTGGTGCTGATCATTATTTGTGCTGATTTCGTTCTGTACTGGGAACACAGGATCTTCCATGAGCTCCCAAAACTGTGGCGAATTCACGCCGTACATCATTCAGTAGAGTGCATGGATTGGCTGGCAGGCTCTCGCGGCCACGTCGTGCAGGTGTTTATCGAACGCTCATTGGTGATGATCCCGCTGTATCTGTTAGCACCAAGCAAAGAAGCACTGGATCTCTACGTCACCTTTGCCGCCCTGCAGGCGATCATCATCCACAGTAACCTCGGCATTCCATTTGGTCCTATCAAGTATTTGCTGGTCACACCGCAATACCACCATTGGCACCATAGTTCGGAAAAACCGGCGTTAGATACCAACTACAGCGCCCATACCCCGCTGTTTGACCGCCTATTTGGCACCTACCACATGCCAACCCAACATTGGCCTGCGCACTACGGCACCACATCACGGTTACCGCGCACGTTCATTGGCCAGTTGCTCTATCCGTTTAAAGGGAAGTAA
- a CDS encoding carbohydrate-binding module family 20 domain-containing protein yields the protein MNNKLPSAAAALILGAASMVSNVQAAPRTAFVHLFEWSWNEIGIECEQHLGPKGFSAVQISPPQEHVGGSPWWTRYQPVSYNIESRSGSRSEFMNMVARCNSVGVDIYADMVINHMAAHDRYFPSVPYYNEHFHSCTTPIDYSNRWQVQNCDLVGLNDLATENEYVRQKIADYFNDLIFMGVKGFRIDAAKHIPVQDIEAILNKVQGNPYIFQEVIGAADEPIQPSEYTHLGDVTEFNFERTMGHYFKGRGPIADLKNIDTHWGGWLPSDNAVIFTDNHDDQRQKTNDTLTYKDGDAYHLGNVFMLAYPYGYPKVMSSYYFDDHDQGPPSSGAYSGNGCFDGDWVCEHRWRGIANMVSFRNHTAEQFVASRWWDNGNHQIAFSRGGLGFVAINREGNQTLDRTFATDMPQGDYCDIINGDFNSNKFTCTGPIITVDGAGNAHFSVPAMSASAIHVGAMIQDPCDVYGLDCSCDGGVCPPEVPVNFSCADAETDWGQSVYVTGNTPALGNNNPAQAIKLDPTAYPTWTGTIDVPANMDISWACLKRDEQDPDARQASSQSQLFHSGSAGTSTAISFKGTQTTTVDINFTCHNGDTYMGQSVYVVGNHDKLGNWDPAQAVKLDPTSYPSWSGSINLPNNTDFEWKCLKREENNAIAGLNWQNGSNNGFNSGQTQSADGAF from the coding sequence ATGAACAACAAACTCCCATCAGCGGCAGCAGCCCTGATACTGGGCGCTGCCAGTATGGTAAGCAATGTCCAGGCGGCGCCAAGGACAGCTTTTGTACACTTATTTGAATGGAGCTGGAATGAAATCGGTATCGAGTGCGAACAGCACTTGGGCCCGAAAGGTTTCAGTGCGGTGCAGATATCACCGCCACAGGAACATGTCGGCGGATCACCATGGTGGACGCGCTATCAGCCGGTGAGCTACAACATCGAAAGCCGTAGCGGCAGCCGCTCCGAATTTATGAACATGGTGGCGCGCTGTAATAGTGTTGGGGTTGATATCTACGCCGACATGGTGATCAACCACATGGCAGCCCACGACCGCTACTTTCCCTCCGTCCCCTACTACAACGAGCATTTTCATAGCTGCACCACGCCTATCGATTACAGCAACCGTTGGCAGGTACAAAATTGCGATCTGGTCGGCCTGAACGATCTGGCAACAGAAAACGAGTATGTTCGCCAAAAGATCGCCGACTACTTTAACGACCTGATCTTTATGGGCGTCAAAGGGTTCCGAATTGATGCTGCCAAACATATACCGGTGCAAGATATCGAAGCGATCCTGAATAAAGTTCAAGGTAATCCATATATCTTCCAGGAAGTGATTGGCGCGGCCGATGAGCCGATCCAGCCCTCTGAATACACGCACCTGGGCGATGTCACTGAATTCAACTTCGAACGTACGATGGGCCACTATTTTAAAGGTCGAGGTCCCATCGCAGATCTGAAAAACATCGACACCCATTGGGGTGGCTGGCTGCCATCAGACAACGCGGTGATATTTACTGACAATCACGATGATCAGCGGCAAAAAACCAACGACACCCTGACTTACAAAGATGGTGACGCCTATCATCTGGGTAATGTTTTCATGCTGGCCTACCCCTATGGTTATCCCAAAGTAATGTCTAGCTACTACTTTGACGACCATGACCAAGGTCCACCATCCAGCGGTGCCTACAGTGGCAATGGCTGCTTTGACGGTGACTGGGTATGTGAACATCGTTGGCGCGGCATCGCCAATATGGTGAGCTTCAGAAACCATACCGCAGAACAGTTTGTGGCCTCGCGTTGGTGGGACAACGGCAATCATCAGATCGCCTTTAGCCGCGGCGGCTTAGGCTTTGTCGCGATTAACAGGGAAGGTAATCAAACCTTAGATCGAACCTTTGCGACCGACATGCCGCAAGGTGACTACTGTGACATCATCAATGGCGATTTCAACAGCAACAAGTTCACCTGTACAGGTCCTATCATTACGGTTGATGGGGCGGGTAATGCACACTTCTCGGTGCCGGCTATGTCAGCATCGGCTATCCATGTCGGCGCAATGATCCAAGATCCCTGTGATGTCTATGGTCTCGATTGCAGCTGCGACGGCGGTGTCTGCCCTCCAGAAGTGCCGGTCAACTTTAGTTGTGCTGACGCTGAAACCGACTGGGGCCAAAGCGTTTATGTCACCGGCAACACCCCTGCCCTTGGCAACAATAACCCAGCGCAGGCAATTAAACTGGACCCAACCGCCTACCCTACGTGGACAGGTACTATTGATGTACCCGCCAATATGGATATCAGCTGGGCCTGCCTGAAACGCGACGAGCAAGATCCCGATGCGCGGCAGGCATCCTCGCAATCTCAGCTCTTCCATAGCGGCAGTGCTGGCACCAGTACTGCCATTAGCTTTAAAGGCACACAAACAACCACGGTCGATATCAACTTTACCTGTCACAACGGGGATACCTACATGGGACAAAGTGTTTATGTGGTAGGCAACCATGACAAACTCGGCAACTGGGACCCAGCCCAAGCAGTGAAGTTAGATCCCACCAGCTACCCCAGTTGGAGTGGCAGTATTAATCTGCCCAATAACACTGACTTTGAATGGAAATGCTTAAAGCGGGAAGAGAACAATGCTATTGCAGGCCTTAATTGGCAAAACGGCAGTAACAATGGCTTTAATTCCGGTCAAACTCAGAGCGCCGACGGCGCCTTCTGA
- a CDS encoding GNAT family N-acetyltransferase yields the protein MDPISITCGEQQFSLRLLHRDDGAALARYFAQMGEDTRRRFGPHPLTEAFADELVQKVDDSADRFVMTTDDGRIAAYFIFERQAFPHEMQRYAEQGIVLAAGQDISFAPSVADAYQNSGVASAAMPALIGYARSMGAKSLVLMGGTQATNERAVRFYEKFGFRRHGGYQTELYNHDMRLLLTE from the coding sequence ATGGATCCTATCTCTATCACCTGTGGCGAACAGCAATTTTCCCTCCGCTTGTTGCATCGTGATGATGGCGCTGCGCTGGCTCGCTACTTTGCTCAAATGGGCGAGGATACGCGCCGCCGCTTTGGCCCTCATCCCTTGACGGAAGCATTTGCTGACGAACTGGTACAGAAGGTTGATGACAGCGCTGACCGCTTTGTGATGACCACCGATGATGGCAGGATCGCGGCTTATTTCATTTTTGAGCGGCAAGCTTTTCCCCATGAGATGCAACGTTATGCAGAGCAAGGCATTGTTTTGGCCGCTGGTCAGGACATCAGTTTTGCACCCTCAGTGGCTGATGCATATCAGAACAGTGGTGTTGCCTCTGCGGCAATGCCGGCACTGATTGGTTATGCCCGCAGTATGGGCGCCAAATCATTGGTGTTAATGGGCGGGACACAGGCCACGAATGAGCGTGCTGTGCGCTTCTATGAGAAGTTCGGTTTTCGTCGTCATGGCGGTTACCAAACCGAACTGTATAATCATGATATGCGGTTACTCCTCACGGAATAG
- a CDS encoding NUDIX domain-containing protein: MSNDSLNDKGQVSSTLWRYCPQCASQSISVTEGKALQCGDCGFLYFHNVAAAAGVLIRCGDQFLFAERAKQPSLGMLDLPGGFVDADESLEQGLCRELNEELGLALKPDALTYLGSMHNRYLYAEVEYCTVDAIFSLTLADKPNLVAKDDISAFQWLTRQQAASVRFAFPAVEQAVARWVLSAK; the protein is encoded by the coding sequence GTGTCGAATGACAGTCTGAATGACAAAGGGCAGGTGAGTTCCACACTGTGGCGCTATTGCCCACAGTGTGCCAGCCAAAGTATCAGTGTGACTGAGGGCAAGGCGTTACAATGCGGTGATTGTGGCTTTCTCTATTTTCATAATGTGGCGGCTGCTGCAGGGGTTTTGATACGTTGCGGCGATCAGTTTCTATTTGCTGAACGGGCGAAGCAACCTTCGCTAGGTATGCTCGATCTCCCCGGTGGTTTTGTTGATGCTGATGAGTCATTAGAGCAGGGCTTGTGCCGAGAGCTCAATGAGGAGCTAGGGTTAGCGTTAAAGCCCGATGCGTTGACCTACTTGGGGTCTATGCACAACCGCTATCTCTATGCCGAGGTTGAATACTGTACCGTCGATGCGATCTTTTCCCTCACCTTGGCCGACAAACCCAATCTGGTGGCTAAAGATGATATCTCTGCGTTTCAATGGCTGACGCGGCAACAAGCTGCCAGTGTCCGCTTTGCTTTTCCTGCCGTTGAACAGGCGGTTGCTCGCTGGGTGTTATCAGCCAAGTAA
- a CDS encoding META domain-containing protein: MQLNRFWMWCGVILSGTVLIACEPANKVTPESASSLMVPQDKAVVTAPVAMMQPLVVDRYVSFYGEIHCDVCIEKTMTVTLRPDYRYLLKVESADPSVETAFQLGYWQQMMESGRQTIKLLATPYQFAVSSSHQLHLIAPASLTSDDPQNHSVLAQSNEHLHSKPLPIFAVYRYMADAAMMLECGSALRLPVLQQGDSLALEQAYLAAVETPGQPLVVALQASIVATPGEEGGDERWLVESFEAISALNSCEAKLAEPGVSHTYWKLLSIDGQQILTPENRREIHLVLGADGRAHGFAGCNRFFAQYELSGEQLQIDAIGGTKMACPDDMAAEKAFLAALGVIDSFKIEGQKLTLLQNGSPLMQLEAVYLY, translated from the coding sequence ATGCAGTTAAACAGGTTTTGGATGTGGTGTGGCGTTATCTTGTCTGGCACAGTGCTGATCGCTTGTGAGCCAGCGAACAAGGTCACACCGGAGAGTGCCAGCAGTTTGATGGTGCCGCAGGATAAGGCTGTTGTCACCGCTCCTGTCGCCATGATGCAACCTTTGGTGGTTGATCGCTATGTCAGCTTTTATGGTGAGATCCATTGTGATGTTTGTATAGAGAAAACGATGACGGTCACGTTGCGACCCGATTATCGTTATCTGCTCAAAGTGGAATCGGCAGATCCATCGGTTGAAACTGCATTTCAACTGGGTTACTGGCAACAAATGATGGAGAGTGGTCGCCAGACCATCAAGCTGCTTGCTACCCCTTATCAATTTGCCGTTTCATCGTCCCATCAATTGCACCTGATTGCTCCCGCTAGCTTAACCTCTGATGATCCGCAAAATCATAGCGTTTTGGCGCAGAGCAACGAGCACCTGCACTCAAAGCCACTACCGATATTTGCTGTGTATCGATATATGGCAGACGCTGCGATGATGCTGGAGTGTGGCTCTGCATTGCGTTTGCCTGTACTACAGCAGGGAGACAGCCTGGCGCTTGAGCAAGCCTATTTGGCGGCTGTAGAGACACCTGGACAACCTTTGGTGGTGGCGTTACAAGCGTCCATTGTTGCTACGCCAGGAGAGGAAGGTGGCGATGAACGTTGGCTTGTCGAATCGTTTGAAGCGATTAGTGCCTTGAACTCCTGTGAGGCAAAGTTGGCAGAGCCTGGGGTTAGCCACACTTATTGGAAACTGCTATCTATCGATGGTCAGCAGATTCTGACACCAGAAAACCGTAGGGAGATACATCTTGTGTTGGGTGCTGATGGCAGAGCGCATGGTTTTGCTGGTTGTAATCGATTTTTTGCCCAATATGAGTTGTCTGGCGAGCAACTTCAGATTGATGCTATCGGTGGTACTAAGATGGCATGTCCCGATGATATGGCAGCAGAGAAAGCGTTCTTAGCCGCTCTTGGGGTGATTGACAGCTTTAAGATCGAAGGGCAAAAACTGACCTTACTGCAAAACGGTTCGCCGTTAATGCAACTGGAAGCTGTCTATCTTTACTGA